The following are encoded in a window of Maridesulfovibrio ferrireducens genomic DNA:
- a CDS encoding sigma-54-dependent Fis family transcriptional regulator produces the protein MTISIDDYKELSQELDPEKLQKTILNLLLKLQNVERGSLWIERDNMYECVEALGHQSEELKGIKLNPNKKSIVGWVIQNGKMTIAEAGADTRHNSQFEHNFKVKSKHILCFPLLLKGKEVYGAVQVIDTSSDGDHLNLNPEYLTMLQDVVDIGSIALRNSLEFQTQQRKYAQLSRTLSCLREKNSIVGKSASVNKALKLVKNYAATNYPVLISGESGTGKELFAQEIHAQSGRADKPFLTQNCSAIPENLLESELFGYVKGAFTGATANKLGLFEAADEGTVFLDEIGDMDINLQAKVLRVLQENEIKPLGGTRTRKVNVRIISATNRKLEEEVRSGRFREDLYYRLNVLPLKLPNLNERQEDIPLLTEYFLTREASFSHMLPKKLTPEARTAMKSHKWPGNIRELENAVKQFQAMVPGDTIQLADLPPHIASPVTTPSISTLTQKRGSALRSSSKETPAMDISVLTWTELESTYVLKLLEKHKWNVSQAARAANLNRSTFDSRMKKLGITKNIDQ, from the coding sequence ATGACCATTTCAATCGACGACTACAAAGAATTATCGCAAGAACTGGACCCTGAAAAATTACAGAAAACCATTCTCAACCTACTTTTGAAACTACAAAATGTTGAGCGGGGTTCGCTTTGGATTGAACGGGACAACATGTATGAATGTGTTGAAGCTCTAGGCCATCAAAGTGAAGAACTTAAAGGTATCAAGCTTAATCCTAACAAAAAAAGCATTGTAGGGTGGGTCATTCAAAACGGCAAAATGACTATCGCTGAAGCTGGAGCAGATACCAGACACAACAGCCAGTTTGAACATAATTTTAAAGTGAAAAGTAAACATATATTATGCTTTCCGCTTCTACTTAAAGGCAAAGAAGTCTACGGAGCGGTTCAGGTCATTGATACCAGTTCGGACGGAGATCACTTAAACCTGAATCCTGAATATCTCACAATGCTTCAAGATGTTGTAGATATAGGGTCTATAGCCCTGCGCAATTCTTTAGAATTTCAAACACAACAGCGCAAATACGCACAACTCAGCAGGACTTTAAGCTGCCTGAGAGAAAAAAACTCTATTGTGGGCAAAAGCGCCTCAGTCAATAAAGCTCTTAAGCTTGTTAAAAATTACGCCGCAACAAACTATCCGGTCCTTATTTCCGGGGAATCCGGAACAGGTAAGGAACTTTTCGCCCAAGAAATCCATGCCCAAAGCGGACGGGCTGATAAACCTTTTTTAACCCAGAACTGTAGCGCGATACCGGAGAACCTTCTTGAAAGTGAATTGTTCGGATATGTAAAAGGAGCTTTCACCGGAGCTACTGCAAACAAGTTAGGGCTTTTTGAAGCAGCAGACGAAGGAACTGTTTTCCTTGATGAAATCGGAGATATGGACATCAATCTTCAGGCAAAAGTCCTTAGAGTTCTTCAGGAAAATGAAATAAAACCACTCGGAGGAACTCGCACCCGCAAGGTAAATGTTCGCATAATTTCAGCAACGAACCGTAAACTGGAAGAAGAAGTACGCTCTGGACGGTTCAGAGAAGATCTTTATTACCGATTGAATGTTTTACCTCTGAAGCTCCCCAACCTAAACGAAAGACAAGAAGACATTCCCCTGCTGACCGAATACTTCTTAACCAGAGAAGCTTCCTTCAGCCACATGCTGCCTAAAAAATTAACCCCTGAAGCTAGGACCGCCATGAAAAGTCATAAATGGCCGGGCAACATTCGAGAACTGGAAAACGCAGTTAAACAATTTCAGGCCATGGTTCCCGGAGACACTATTCAACTGGCAGACCTGCCCCCTCACATTGCTTCTCCCGTGACTACCCCCTCAATAAGCACCCTGACTCAGAAACGAGGTTCCGCTCTTCGCTCCAGCAGCAAGGAGACCCCTGCAATGGACATTTCTGTGCTTACATGGACTGAACTTGAATCAACATATGTCCTGAAACTTTTAGAAAAACATAAATGGAACGTCAGTCAGGCTGCACGAGCCGCCAATCTCAATCGCTCTACATTTGATTCGCGCATGAAGAAGCTCGGCATTACTAAAAATATCGATCAGTAA